One genomic segment of Rubripirellula tenax includes these proteins:
- a CDS encoding DUF4129 domain-containing protein, whose product MTAARPHAAMSHQVAALAMVIGLTISNTTQAQSSDTRAKIESEAIADSVWYDSDQNSVTPVDVKVRKDDSLNRSSRWLPKPDKVAKPKTPTSATSGGTGVLGSGLTIGNLLGWGLLITLFAAAIGLVLYTMSKAELDLAGNAASRRGSGQDGTIDEQMIQRMKHLPAELRRTDVNLRTEAERLMKEGLFDQAIILLFGHQLLSLDRVGMLRLNRGKTNRKYVRETRSADPHCGDQLQLTVDAFERSYFGRHVIKEDEFDALWQSNSAMENGIGVRMGAAV is encoded by the coding sequence ATGACCGCCGCACGCCCCCACGCAGCGATGTCGCATCAAGTTGCCGCGTTGGCGATGGTCATCGGGTTAACGATTTCAAACACCACGCAGGCGCAATCGTCGGATACGCGTGCAAAGATCGAAAGCGAAGCGATCGCTGACTCGGTTTGGTATGACTCGGACCAAAATTCGGTCACTCCGGTCGATGTAAAAGTCCGAAAAGACGATTCACTCAATCGTTCGAGCCGATGGTTGCCCAAGCCGGACAAGGTCGCGAAACCAAAGACACCAACGAGCGCGACCAGCGGTGGAACCGGCGTTCTTGGGTCTGGGCTGACGATTGGCAACCTGTTGGGCTGGGGATTGCTGATCACGTTGTTTGCGGCCGCAATCGGGTTGGTGCTTTACACGATGAGCAAGGCGGAACTCGACTTGGCCGGCAATGCCGCATCCCGGCGCGGGTCCGGCCAAGACGGAACGATCGATGAGCAAATGATCCAACGCATGAAGCATCTCCCAGCCGAACTTCGACGCACCGACGTGAACTTACGAACCGAAGCGGAACGATTGATGAAAGAAGGACTGTTCGATCAAGCGATCATCTTATTATTCGGACACCAATTGCTGTCGTTGGATCGTGTCGGCATGCTGCGGCTCAACCGCGGCAAAACGAATCGCAAATATGTTCGCGAAACCAGATCCGCCGATCCCCATTGCGGGGACCAATTACAGCTTACCGTCGATGCGTTCGAACGATCCTATTTCGGTCGGCACGTCATCAAGGAGGACGAATTCGACGCGCTTTGGCAATCCAACTCCGCCATGGAAAATGGCATCGGCGTCCGAATGGGGGCCGCCGTATGA